The proteins below come from a single Hyphomicrobium denitrificans ATCC 51888 genomic window:
- a CDS encoding transglutaminase-like cysteine peptidase, whose product MAMPAAAQHLAIVSPAAKRAPEFMRIYGSSQPPYGFVSFCEREPSECVSKNYTDARIEATPENLSELDVVNRTVNHEIEPATDMEVYGVTEYWTLPKTRGDCEDYALLKRHRLIARGWPSSAFLMTVVRDEKNEGHAVLTVRTTLGDYILDNKIDIVRLWNQTPYHYVMRQSFVDPKAWVSLDPNDASTPSAIAGVQSNPEPTEFQGIEVFP is encoded by the coding sequence ATGGCTATGCCGGCGGCGGCGCAGCACCTTGCCATAGTCAGTCCGGCAGCGAAGCGCGCTCCGGAATTCATGCGGATCTACGGCAGCTCGCAGCCTCCTTATGGCTTCGTCTCGTTCTGCGAGCGGGAGCCGTCGGAGTGCGTCTCCAAGAATTACACCGACGCGCGCATTGAGGCGACGCCGGAGAACCTGAGCGAGCTCGACGTCGTCAATCGCACGGTCAATCATGAGATCGAACCGGCGACCGATATGGAAGTTTACGGCGTCACCGAATACTGGACGCTGCCGAAGACGCGCGGCGACTGCGAGGACTACGCGCTTCTCAAGCGCCACCGTCTGATCGCACGCGGCTGGCCGTCGAGCGCGTTTCTCATGACGGTCGTTCGCGACGAAAAGAACGAAGGGCATGCGGTGCTGACCGTGCGCACGACGCTCGGCGACTACATTCTCGACAACAAGATCGACATCGTCCGGCTGTGGAACCAGACGCCGTACCACTACGTGATGCGGCAATCGTTTGTCGATCCGAAGGCGTGGGTCTCGCTCGATCCGAACGATGCTTCGACGCCGTCGGCAATTGCGGGCGTTCAGTCGAACCCGGAACCCACCGAGTTTCAGGGCATCGAAGTCTTTCCCTGA
- a CDS encoding gamma carbonic anhydrase family protein, with protein MTLYNLDGVDVATPASGAFWVAPNAVVLGKVKLEEDASVWFGAVLRGDNEWITIGERSNVQDGCVLHTDPGFPLTIGADCTIGHMVMLHGCTIGRGSLIGIGSIILNGAKIGDECVIGANTLIPENKEIPPRSMVMGSPGKIIRQISDDEIVRFQRGAGRYVANWKRFAAGLKPQAS; from the coding sequence ATGACTCTCTACAACCTGGACGGCGTTGACGTTGCAACGCCTGCCAGTGGAGCCTTCTGGGTCGCGCCCAACGCGGTGGTGCTCGGCAAGGTCAAGCTGGAGGAGGACGCCAGCGTCTGGTTCGGCGCGGTGCTGCGCGGCGACAACGAGTGGATCACGATCGGCGAGCGTTCGAACGTGCAGGACGGCTGCGTGCTGCACACCGATCCCGGTTTCCCGCTGACGATCGGCGCCGATTGCACGATCGGCCATATGGTCATGCTGCACGGCTGCACGATCGGGCGCGGCAGCCTGATCGGCATCGGCTCGATCATTCTGAACGGCGCCAAGATCGGTGACGAATGCGTCATCGGAGCGAATACGCTGATCCCCGAGAACAAGGAAATTCCGCCGCGTTCGATGGTGATGGGCTCGCCGGGAAAGATCATCCGTCAGATCAGCGATGACGAGATCGTGCGCTTTCAGCGCGGCGCGGGACGCTACGTCGCCAACTGGAAGCGCTTTGCCGCCGGACTAAAGCCACAGGCATCCTGA
- a CDS encoding DUF3126 family protein, giving the protein MKKDELAKLQAYLRKTFGAPSLEVRPQPKKDDMAEVFINGEFVAALYREEDEGEISYQLQMAILDMDLEGV; this is encoded by the coding sequence TTGAAGAAAGACGAGCTAGCAAAGCTGCAGGCCTATTTGCGTAAAACGTTCGGCGCGCCGTCGTTGGAAGTTCGGCCGCAGCCGAAGAAAGACGACATGGCCGAGGTCTTCATCAACGGCGAGTTCGTCGCCGCGCTCTATCGCGAAGAAGACGAGGGCGAGATCTCCTATCAGCTGCAGATGGCCATCCTCGATATGGATCTCGAAGGCGTTTGA
- the cysE gene encoding serine O-acetyltransferase, which produces MSNAKTATTKIQIVDPIWAQIRSEAQAAMTAEPALGSFIFATVLSHEHLEEAICHRLAQRLNHTDVDAGLISQTFLGVLQDDNKLGKIFRADLSAVYDRDPACTRYLDPLLYFKGFHALVTHRFAHALWKRGRRDFALYLQSQGSRFFGVDIHPAARFGQGIMLDHATGFVVGETAAAGDNCSFLHAVTLGGSGKETGDRHPKIGDNVLVGAGAKILGNIKVGSCSRIAAGSVVLSDVPPNVTVAGVPAKIVGSAGCSEPARSMEQGWVDDFGGL; this is translated from the coding sequence GTGTCGAACGCCAAGACAGCAACGACGAAGATCCAGATCGTCGACCCTATCTGGGCGCAGATACGGTCCGAGGCGCAGGCCGCGATGACGGCGGAGCCCGCGCTCGGCAGTTTCATCTTTGCGACGGTTCTGAGCCATGAGCATCTCGAGGAGGCGATATGCCATCGTCTCGCGCAGCGTCTCAATCACACCGACGTCGACGCCGGGCTGATCTCGCAGACGTTCCTCGGCGTGCTTCAGGACGACAATAAACTCGGCAAGATTTTCCGGGCCGATCTCTCGGCCGTCTACGATCGCGATCCGGCCTGCACGCGCTATCTCGACCCGCTGCTCTATTTCAAAGGCTTTCACGCGCTGGTCACGCATCGCTTCGCGCACGCGCTTTGGAAAAGAGGCCGCCGCGATTTCGCGCTTTATCTGCAAAGCCAGGGCTCGCGCTTTTTCGGCGTCGACATTCACCCGGCGGCGCGCTTCGGGCAGGGGATCATGCTCGATCACGCGACCGGCTTCGTCGTTGGCGAAACGGCGGCCGCCGGCGACAACTGCTCGTTCCTGCATGCCGTGACGCTCGGCGGCAGCGGCAAGGAAACAGGAGACCGCCACCCCAAGATCGGCGATAACGTCCTCGTCGGAGCGGGCGCTAAAATCCTCGGCAACATCAAAGTCGGCTCGTGCTCGCGCATCGCCGCCGGGTCGGTCGTCCTATCGGACGTTCCTCCGAATGTTACCGTCGCCGGAGTTCCGGCAAAAATTGTTGGCAGTGCCGGTTGTTCGGAACCCGCCCGCTCGATGGAGCAGGGTTGGGTTGACGATTTCGGCGGCCTCTGA
- a CDS encoding enoyl-CoA hydratase codes for MAETNGDGPTLRYGKDGAIAWITADNPSRMNALTGGMWGALPGAIERATADNEVRVVVLRGAGDRAFSAGADISEFESGRTGDAAKVYDALNDAAFNALIDCQKPTIAMIQGFCLGGGLGLALCCDMRIADDTSQFAIPAAKLGIGYNARWVRPILSAVPADRAKQLLFTGRRFRSADAEAMGLITQLVPKGEIEATVRALAQEIAENAPLSVAAAKCVIDEISRRPEHPDMAKLDAAVEACFASADYAEGRRAFLEKRKPVFKGQ; via the coding sequence ATGGCAGAGACCAACGGCGACGGCCCGACGCTAAGATATGGCAAAGACGGCGCAATCGCCTGGATTACGGCCGACAATCCATCGCGCATGAACGCGCTGACCGGGGGCATGTGGGGCGCGCTTCCCGGGGCGATCGAACGGGCCACCGCCGACAATGAGGTTCGCGTCGTCGTGCTGCGCGGGGCGGGCGACAGAGCCTTCTCGGCGGGCGCCGACATCTCTGAATTCGAGAGCGGACGCACCGGCGACGCCGCCAAGGTTTACGATGCGCTGAACGATGCCGCTTTCAACGCGTTGATCGATTGTCAGAAGCCGACGATCGCAATGATCCAGGGATTTTGCCTGGGCGGCGGTCTCGGACTGGCGCTCTGTTGCGATATGCGGATCGCGGACGACACGAGCCAGTTCGCAATTCCCGCGGCCAAGCTCGGCATTGGTTACAACGCGCGGTGGGTTCGTCCCATCCTTTCCGCTGTGCCTGCCGATCGCGCCAAACAGCTGCTGTTCACGGGCCGCCGTTTCCGCTCCGCCGACGCGGAAGCGATGGGGCTCATTACGCAGCTCGTGCCGAAAGGCGAAATCGAAGCGACCGTCAGAGCCCTGGCGCAGGAGATCGCCGAGAACGCGCCGCTGTCGGTCGCTGCCGCGAAATGCGTGATCGACGAAATCTCACGGCGGCCGGAGCATCCGGACATGGCGAAACTCGACGCCGCTGTCGAAGCCTGTTTTGCGAGCGCCGATTACGCCGAAGGCCGGCGCGCCTTTCTTGAGAAGCGAAAACCGGTTTTCAAAGGCCAATGA
- a CDS encoding polysaccharide deacetylase family protein yields MRYSSHRFALSLIAGLSGLAFATAGLAADAAVQNACFSAAALAGVPGEELAAKGNRSFDAPIKLGDFKPAPAVPDTLRGAIRRVDIASGEKVVALTFDLCEQRGEIAGYDGRIFDYLRQQGVKATFFAGGKWIASHRARTEQLMLDPLFEIGNHTETHANLRLLAPAVVRQQVVAPQKAYADARADLGGNQCLATSPNALRDIPELPKVFRFPYGACNDASMKAVNDAGMLAIQWDVATGDPDPHTSAKRIADAMVNETKPGSIIVNHANGRGWHTAEALLIAIPKLKAKGYKFVTVSELVGMGKPVITAECYDRKPGDTNRYDFIGALQHPLNAASRQQSVASAPAQRAATAKASKPWATSVKPQQRSRAKQPADGAK; encoded by the coding sequence ATGAGATATTCGAGTCATAGATTTGCTCTTTCTCTGATCGCAGGACTCTCGGGTCTCGCGTTCGCGACGGCGGGGTTAGCCGCCGATGCGGCGGTTCAAAATGCGTGCTTCTCGGCCGCCGCGCTCGCAGGCGTGCCGGGAGAAGAGTTGGCCGCGAAAGGCAATCGCAGCTTCGATGCGCCGATCAAGCTCGGAGATTTCAAACCGGCCCCGGCCGTGCCGGATACACTGCGCGGCGCGATCCGGCGCGTCGATATCGCGAGCGGAGAAAAGGTCGTCGCGCTGACGTTCGATCTCTGCGAGCAGCGCGGCGAGATCGCCGGATACGATGGCCGCATCTTCGATTATCTGCGGCAGCAAGGCGTCAAGGCGACGTTCTTCGCAGGCGGCAAATGGATCGCCTCGCACCGCGCCCGCACCGAACAGCTGATGCTCGATCCGTTGTTCGAAATCGGCAATCACACGGAAACGCATGCGAACCTGAGACTGCTTGCTCCGGCTGTAGTGCGGCAGCAGGTGGTCGCTCCGCAAAAAGCTTATGCCGACGCGCGCGCCGATCTTGGCGGCAACCAGTGCCTCGCCACGTCGCCAAACGCATTGCGTGACATTCCCGAGCTGCCGAAAGTTTTTCGCTTTCCCTATGGCGCCTGCAACGACGCGTCGATGAAAGCCGTCAACGATGCCGGGATGCTCGCGATCCAATGGGATGTCGCGACCGGCGATCCCGATCCACATACGTCGGCGAAGCGCATTGCGGATGCGATGGTCAACGAGACCAAGCCCGGATCGATCATCGTCAATCACGCCAACGGGCGCGGCTGGCACACGGCCGAGGCGCTGCTCATCGCCATTCCGAAGCTCAAGGCGAAGGGCTACAAATTCGTCACCGTCAGCGAGCTTGTCGGCATGGGCAAGCCCGTCATCACGGCCGAGTGCTACGACCGCAAGCCCGGTGACACCAACCGCTACGATTTCATCGGCGCCCTGCAGCATCCGCTGAACGCAGCGTCACGCCAGCAATCGGTTGCATCAGCTCCGGCACAACGCGCGGCAACGGCGAAGGCAAGCAAGCCCTGGGCGACGTCGGTCAAGCCGCAGCAGCGTTCGCGCGCAAAGCAACCGGCCGACGGCGCGAAGTGA
- a CDS encoding GNAT family N-acetyltransferase, whose amino-acid sequence MASLRMKAVRLKGFDLEPMTPVAAKTVGPLLSRIDPWARYAYTGEALTAFLANEEAGAPRFAIKADRVIAGAISIRNNWLRGPYLQFLGILPGYQSHGIGGAILDWFESEARSIGAQNLWVAASEFNTRALSFYEKHGFNRIATLSDLVVEGSSEILLRKHLTAD is encoded by the coding sequence ATGGCGAGCCTGCGCATGAAGGCCGTTCGGCTGAAGGGGTTCGACCTCGAGCCCATGACGCCGGTCGCGGCGAAAACCGTCGGGCCCCTGCTTTCACGTATCGATCCCTGGGCGCGTTATGCCTACACGGGCGAAGCATTGACGGCGTTTCTCGCGAACGAGGAAGCCGGCGCGCCGCGTTTCGCGATCAAGGCCGACCGCGTCATTGCTGGAGCGATCAGCATTCGAAACAACTGGCTGCGCGGTCCTTACCTGCAGTTTCTCGGCATTCTTCCCGGCTATCAAAGCCACGGTATCGGCGGCGCGATCCTCGACTGGTTCGAGAGCGAAGCGCGCAGCATCGGCGCGCAAAATCTCTGGGTCGCGGCGTCGGAGTTCAACACGCGTGCGCTGTCCTTTTATGAGAAGCATGGATTCAATCGCATCGCGACTCTGAGCGATCTCGTCGTCGAGGGAAGCTCGGAGATTTTGTTGCGCAAGCATCTGACGGCGGACTGA
- the metF gene encoding methylenetetrahydrofolate reductase [NAD(P)H] — translation MAQGNERKSKLLGSGDIVVSFEFFPPKTEKMEETLWSSISRLAPLRPEFVSVTYGAGGSTRERTHATVTRLLRETDLKPAAHLTCVDASKEEVDAVARAYWDAGVRHIVALRGDPAQGAGTKYEPHPGGYTNAADLVAGLKKIANFEISVAGYPETHPESPSVEADIENLKAKVDAGADRIITQFGFDNAHFLRYLERARAAGIWVPISPGIVPIHNFKQVSGFAKRAGATVPSWLARRFEGLEDDPATTHLVAAAAATEQVMDLVDEGIKKFHFYTLNRADLVYAICHLLGLRSARTDASANAA, via the coding sequence ATGGCTCAGGGCAACGAACGCAAAAGCAAGCTTCTCGGCTCCGGCGACATCGTCGTCAGCTTCGAATTCTTTCCTCCGAAGACCGAGAAGATGGAGGAGACGCTTTGGTCGTCGATCTCGCGTCTTGCGCCGCTGCGCCCCGAGTTCGTGTCCGTTACGTATGGAGCAGGTGGCTCGACGCGCGAACGCACGCACGCGACCGTCACGCGTCTTCTGCGTGAAACCGATCTGAAGCCCGCCGCGCATCTGACGTGCGTCGATGCATCGAAGGAAGAGGTCGACGCTGTCGCCAGAGCATACTGGGACGCGGGCGTTCGCCATATCGTGGCGTTGCGCGGCGATCCGGCTCAGGGCGCAGGCACGAAGTACGAGCCGCATCCGGGCGGATATACCAATGCCGCCGATCTCGTCGCCGGACTGAAGAAGATCGCGAACTTCGAGATTTCGGTTGCGGGTTATCCGGAGACGCATCCGGAAAGTCCGTCGGTCGAAGCCGATATCGAAAATCTGAAAGCCAAGGTTGACGCCGGCGCCGATCGCATCATCACGCAGTTCGGTTTCGATAACGCGCACTTCCTGCGCTATCTCGAACGCGCGCGTGCCGCCGGAATCTGGGTGCCGATCTCGCCGGGCATCGTGCCGATCCACAATTTCAAGCAGGTGTCGGGATTTGCGAAGCGCGCCGGTGCGACAGTGCCGTCATGGCTGGCGCGCCGTTTCGAAGGCCTGGAAGACGACCCGGCGACGACGCACCTGGTGGCGGCAGCGGCGGCGACCGAGCAGGTGATGGACCTCGTCGACGAAGGCATCAAGAAATTCCACTTCTACACATTGAACCGCGCCGACCTCGTTTACGCCATCTGCCACCTGTTGGGCTTGAGGTCTGCGAGAACGGATGCCAGCGCCAACGCGGCGTGA
- a CDS encoding ArsR/SmtB family transcription factor, with protein sequence MSTAELKTSDLVTALKAAAEPTRLRILLLLAGGELNVKDLTLVLGQSQPRISRHLKLLFEAGLIERFREGSWVYFHISDRQPGGRLALRLVADVDPSEAAVRLDRERADALKREREASAQAFFEKHAADWDRIRTLHVAEREVEAAMREAMGSGPFRFLLDLGTGTGRALELFSDRFERGLGIDVNQAMLAYARAKLNTDGCTRAQVRHGDIYALSIADRQADAIVMHQILHFLSDPSLAIREAARVLAPGGKLLIVDFAPHELEFLRTEEAHERLGFSHDQISDWLKDAGLVPRMVRDLTRKPGGSEKILTVTLWLAERPRDFKGNTNRDAAATGTLEEAR encoded by the coding sequence ATGTCGACGGCGGAACTCAAAACATCGGATCTCGTGACGGCGCTGAAAGCAGCGGCCGAGCCGACGCGCCTGCGCATTCTTCTGCTGCTCGCGGGCGGGGAGCTGAACGTCAAGGATCTGACCCTGGTCCTCGGGCAAAGCCAGCCGCGCATCAGCCGCCACCTGAAGCTGCTGTTCGAAGCCGGCCTGATCGAACGCTTCCGCGAGGGCAGCTGGGTCTATTTCCACATCTCGGACCGCCAGCCGGGTGGCCGTTTGGCATTGCGCCTCGTGGCCGACGTCGACCCGTCCGAGGCGGCGGTTCGCCTCGATCGCGAACGGGCCGATGCTTTAAAGCGGGAGCGCGAGGCGTCCGCTCAAGCCTTCTTCGAAAAGCACGCCGCCGATTGGGACCGCATCCGCACGCTGCACGTCGCGGAACGGGAAGTCGAAGCCGCGATGCGCGAAGCGATGGGCAGCGGACCGTTTCGCTTCCTGCTCGATCTCGGAACGGGCACCGGCCGCGCGCTTGAACTATTTTCCGATCGCTTCGAGCGTGGGCTCGGCATCGACGTCAATCAGGCGATGCTGGCGTACGCGCGCGCCAAGCTGAACACGGACGGCTGCACGCGCGCGCAAGTCCGGCACGGCGACATTTATGCGCTGTCGATCGCCGACCGCCAGGCCGACGCCATCGTGATGCATCAGATCCTGCACTTTTTGTCCGATCCATCGCTCGCGATCCGCGAGGCGGCGCGCGTTCTGGCGCCCGGTGGCAAGCTGCTGATCGTCGATTTCGCGCCGCACGAATTGGAATTCCTGCGCACAGAAGAAGCGCACGAGCGTCTTGGCTTTTCGCACGACCAGATCAGCGACTGGCTGAAGGATGCCGGTCTCGTTCCGCGCATGGTGCGTGATCTGACCCGCAAGCCGGGAGGCAGCGAGAAAATCTTGACGGTTACGCTTTGGCTTGCGGAGCGGCCGAGGGACTTCAAAGGCAATACGAACAGAGATGCCGCGGCCACCGGCACTCTTGAGGAGGCTCGGTGA
- a CDS encoding ABC transporter substrate-binding protein, protein MTIWTRTRSACWLIAIMVCVAALTTTNARAESPAAYMQGVQNELLAAQRTGGVVAFSDVLRKHMDVPNIGLTALGPHARTLPKAERPSYYNGMINFIAKYAAKTAPEYPVASAVVVGQGPGDAGGTNVDARITLRSGATYDIRWLVMKSGSGYKVRDAQVVGFWMTSFLDDLFQNYITENGNNPRALVLALSR, encoded by the coding sequence ATGACAATTTGGACGCGGACGCGCTCCGCCTGCTGGCTAATTGCCATAATGGTCTGCGTCGCGGCGCTGACGACAACGAATGCACGCGCGGAATCGCCCGCAGCCTATATGCAGGGCGTTCAAAACGAACTGCTGGCCGCGCAACGCACCGGCGGTGTCGTCGCCTTCAGCGACGTTCTGCGCAAGCACATGGACGTCCCCAACATCGGTTTGACGGCGCTTGGACCGCATGCGCGCACGCTGCCGAAGGCCGAGCGTCCGAGCTATTACAACGGCATGATCAACTTCATCGCCAAATACGCGGCGAAAACGGCTCCGGAATATCCGGTGGCGAGCGCTGTCGTCGTCGGCCAGGGTCCTGGCGATGCTGGCGGCACGAATGTCGACGCGCGCATCACACTGCGTTCCGGTGCGACGTACGACATCCGCTGGCTCGTGATGAAGTCGGGCTCCGGGTACAAGGTGCGCGACGCGCAGGTCGTCGGCTTCTGGATGACGTCGTTCCTCGACGATCTTTTCCAGAACTACATCACCGAGAACGGCAATAATCCCCGCGCGCTGGTGCTGGCTCTCAGCCGCTGA
- a CDS encoding PRC-barrel domain-containing protein produces the protein MKQGREAGKEAVLFSAKTYSLASASFAAAMLVLGTSPGYSATNDRIVLAQQAEPADAAQAEQTLSANEETAQAPEADAPADGQSAPAPEGGDTAAPAPEPEAPAAPADATEAPAPEGAAQEPAPEAPAAEAAPDAAGAASSTIEASQLKIGQAVLGSDGAKIGEINGVKSDTSGKVQEILVTAGTPAGMNAQVYAIGGDKITEVSDGVKLSISSEEAKQLPIVDKSNG, from the coding sequence ATGAAGCAAGGCCGCGAAGCAGGTAAGGAGGCCGTCTTGTTCTCGGCGAAAACGTATTCTCTGGCGAGCGCTTCATTTGCTGCCGCCATGCTGGTGCTCGGAACTTCTCCAGGATATTCCGCGACGAACGACAGGATCGTTCTCGCGCAGCAGGCCGAGCCGGCTGACGCTGCACAGGCGGAACAGACCCTCTCCGCAAACGAGGAAACCGCGCAGGCCCCTGAGGCCGACGCGCCTGCGGACGGCCAGAGCGCGCCGGCACCGGAAGGCGGCGATACCGCAGCTCCAGCGCCGGAGCCCGAGGCTCCCGCTGCTCCCGCCGACGCCACCGAGGCCCCTGCTCCCGAAGGCGCTGCTCAGGAACCGGCCCCGGAAGCTCCGGCAGCCGAAGCCGCTCCGGACGCCGCGGGTGCTGCGAGTTCGACCATCGAAGCCAGCCAGCTCAAAATCGGCCAGGCCGTTCTCGGCTCGGACGGCGCGAAGATCGGCGAGATCAACGGCGTGAAGTCGGATACCTCCGGCAAGGTGCAGGAGATCCTGGTCACGGCCGGAACGCCCGCCGGCATGAACGCGCAGGTCTATGCCATTGGCGGCGACAAGATCACCGAGGTTTCCGACGGCGTGAAGCTGTCGATCAGTTCGGAGGAAGCCAAGCAGTTGCCGATCGTCGACAAAAGCAACGGCTAA